In Myxococcus stipitatus, the genomic window GGAGCGCACCATGCCGAATGTGTCCATCGACAAGCCCACGCAGCAGCCGCCCTCGCCGCAGTCCACGGAGAGCCTCACCGCCACCCTCGTCAACCAGACGTCTGGCGACCTGGTGCTGGTGTCCTCCGTCACCAACGAGCAGTGGACGATTCCCCCGCCGTCCGTCATCGCCGCCGGCCAGTCCGGGCAGTTCTCCAGCCCAGGCAACTTCAACAACCCCTCCGCGGGCAACATCACCTACAAGGCCGCCGCGGTGAACAACGCGACGTTCGCGCTCCAGTGGGACATCCCCTCCATCGGCCCGAACAACATCAACTGGCAGACGAGCACCGGCCTCAGCGCGCAGGAGTCCGGCTCGCTGAGCGGCTGGAACCTCTCCGCCGCGTGGTTCATCAGCGCCGGCTGAGCCGCGAGGTGGCAGACGCCGCGTCGCGCGGGGCCGCGCTAGAGTGAGGCACGCCTTCCCATGTCGCCCACGCTCGCTGACGTCTCCACCGCGGCGGTGCCGGAACGGACCGGCGGCCCCCAGGGGCCTCGACTCGTCCCGGCCCTCACCGTCATCTCCCATCCCCTGCCGCGGCGCGTGGGCGAGCGGCTGTCGCTCGACGCGCTGCCCGCGGGCCGGGAGGTGGCCCTGTCGCGCAACGGGCCGGACTTCTCGAGGCCCGGCGCGGTGCTCGGCCAGCCGCTGAACGACCCGTTCATCAGCCGCAAGCCGCTGGTGCTCGCCACCGGCTCACGGCCCGGCGCGGTGCGGCTGACCAACAGCGAGGGCGGCACGCGCGTCGCCGTCGCGGGCTCCCCGCTGGAGGGCACCTGGGAGCTGTCGGAGGACGAGGTGGCCGCGGGCGTCCCGCTGGAGCTGGGCGGGCGCGTGGTCGTGCTGCTGCACGCCATGGAGCCGGAGTCGTCGACGGCTCCGTCGGACGCGCTCGGCATGGTGGGCGAGAGCACCGGGGTGCGGCGGCTGCGCCAGCACATCCAGCGCGTGGCCGACCTGGACGTGCCCGTGCTCATCCGCGGTGAGACGGGCACCGGCAAGGAGCGCGTGGCCCAGGCCATCCACCAGCGCAGCCGTCGCCGCGACGGGCGGTTCGTCAGCGTCAACCTGGGCGCGATTCCCAAGGAGCTGGCCGCCGCCGAGCTGTTCGGCTCGCAGAAGGGCGCGTACACCGGCGCGACGCAGAGCCGCGAGGGCTTCTTCCGCGCCGCGCATGGCGGCACGCTGTTCCTCGACGAGGTCGGCGAGGCGCCACCCGAGGTGCAGGTCATGCTGCTGCGCGTGCTGGAGACGGGCGAGGTGTACCCCGTCGGCGGCACCGCGCCCGTGAAGGTGGACGTGCGCCTCTTGGCCGCGACCGACGCGGACCTGGAGGAGCGCATCCGCGACGGACGCTTCAGGGCGCCGCTGCTCCACCGGCTGGCGGGCTACGACCTCCACGTCCCGCCGCTGCGCGAGCGGCGCGAGGACGTGGGGCGCCTCTTCTTCCACTTCGCGCGCGAGGAGCTCGCCGCCCTGGGCGAGGCCCACCACCTGGACAACGAGGACGCGTGGGCGGAGCCATGGCTGCCCGCGCCGCTCGCGGTGCGGCTGGTGCGCTTCGGCTGGCCCGGCAACATCCGCCAGCTCCGCAACCTCGCGCGGCAGCTCGTCATCGGCAGTCGGGGCCAGCCGCGCCTGCACGCGGAGCCCCGGCTGGAGCAGGAGCTGGAGGTGGCCGCCGCCACGCCCGGCGCGCCCGTGACTCCCGCGGCCTCCGAGCCAGGCGCCGAGCCCCGCGCCGGAGCGACCCGCCGCAAGGCCTCCCAGGTGACGGAGGAGGAGCTGCTGGCGACGCTGCGCGAACATGCGTGGGACCTGAAGGCCTCCGCGGACGCGCTGGGGATTCCGCGCCCGTCGCTCTACGACCTCATCGACAAGAGCCCGAACCTGCGCACCGCGGGGGACCTGAGCCCAGACGAAATCACCCGCGCCTTCGAGGCCCACGCGGGCGACCTGGACGCCATGGCGCGGCACCTCGAGGTGTCGCGGCGCGCGCTCGGGCGGCGCTTGAAGGAGCTGGGGCTGACGCCTCGCGAGTGACGTGCGGGCCTCCCGTGGCACGAGGCATGCTCTACCCGACGGGACATTCGAGTCATCGAGAGGGTGTGCACATGAGGAATGGAATCGGGGTCGCGGGGATGCTGCTCATCGCGGGCTGGGTGGCCTGCACGACGCGGGCGCGTGAGACGTCGGAGTCGGGGGCCTCGGCGCTCACGGTCGCGTCGAAGGACGACCCGTGCGCGGTGGGCACGTGCCCGGGGGACGCGGGCACCTGCCTGGCCCTGTCCGTCGACGACAGCGACCACGGCAAGCACTTCAACCCCGCGCCCGGGAAGAACGGCTGGACGATGTGCTCGGGTCAGGGGCTCTCGGTCAGCTCGCTGATGGACAAGGGCCTGTGCGTCGACCTGCGCGCCCTCCAGGTGCTCGCGGATGGAGGCACCACGCTCACGGGCAGCCTCGCGAGCGGCGGCAACTGGCAGGACCTCGACCTGTCGTCCGGCACGTACTGCCTCAGTGTCTGCACGAACAAGGACGGCGACTGCTCCCAGGGCTGCAAGCAGGCCGACTGCACCGAACAGGACGAGGAGACCATCCGAGGCAACCTCGACGTCGTCACCAAGGTGCCCGAGCCGAACGAGGCGCGCCGCTAAGGAACGGGAGTCCGCGCCAACGTATTGGAGGGCGCGGACCTCCAGCCTGCTAGATGTCGGCACCCGAGGTGCCCGAGCCGAACGAGGCGCGTCGCCAAGGAACGAGAGTCCGCGCCAACGAACTGGAGGGCGGCGCGGACTTCGAGCCTACGGGGCCCGCGTCGCGCTCCAGGCGCCGGGCCTCGGCTCCGCGAGGAACGGGCTCCACTCGTGCGCGAGGTGGCGGTTCTCCTGGATGGCCCGGGCCAGTGACTCCCGGGCCTCGCGTCGGGCCTCGGGCGTCGACTCGGGACGACCTGGCAGCTCCGCGAGCGTCAGCAGGGTCGCCGCGCGAAGGGCCTGGGCCCTCGGCCACGCCGGGCGAAGCACCAGCGCCTCGTCCACGAGCGCGAGCCCGCGCGTCAGCCGCGACGCCGCGTCACCCGCCCCCAAGCGTCGCGCCGACTGGAGACAGGCGAGCGAGAAGGCCACGCGGTGCTCGGGCTGAGCGGGCTCCAGCTCGATGGCCTTCTGGAAGGCCCTCTCCGCCTCCTCGAACCCACCCGCGTCCGGACCTGGCTCCTCCACCACCTCGACCATCGACGCTTCGCCCAGCGAATGCCACACCCCGGCCAGCTTCGGATTCAGCGAGCGCGCGTGGCTGAGGTTCCGGTAGGACATGTCCAGCAGGACACCCGCCGTGCCCTCCCGCCGAATCGCCCAGATGGCCTCCACATGAAGCGCGAGGCCCAGGTTCAACCAGGGCTGTGGCAGGTCGGGCACCAGCGTGACGGCCTTCTCCAACGCCGCTCGCGCCGCGCGCACCGCGGCCTCGGGGGAGCGCCCCTCCTTCAGCAGCACCGCCGCGCGCCACGCGTGGACCTCCCCCAGGTTGTTCTGCCCATACCCCTGCGCGGGGGCCAGGGCGACGGCGGCCTCGAAAGCCTTCCGCGCCTCGTCGAGGAGCGGCTCCGGGTCTCCCCCGCGCTCCCAGGCCACCTTCGCCTGCTCGAAGAGCGCGGTGCCCAGGCCATTGTGCAGCGGCGGCAGCTCCGCGTTGATGGACAGCCCCTTCCGGTAGAGCGTCAGCGCCCGCTCCAGGGCCGGCCCCACGTCGGCGCCCGAGTCCCGGAGCCGCGCGGCCTTCGCGAGCTGCACCTCGCCCGCGTAGAACCACGGCACGACGTGGCTGGGGTTGATGGACTGGGCGCGCTCCAACGCGGCCATGGCCTGGTCCAGGTCCTCGCCCGGGTTCGCCGCTTGGGGATGCGAGGCTCGGGCGAGCAGCTCGGTGCCCAGGTTGATCCACGCCTCCGGCCTGCGTGCGTCCAACTGGACCGCCCGCTCGTGCGAGGCGATGGCGCGCTCGCGGTAGGCCCGCGAGTCACCGCCGACGCCGTCCTCGTAGTCCGCCCAGACACGGAAGACCTGCCCCAGGTCCGCCTGGACGGAGTAGTCGCGGGCGCTGACGGGGATGCGCTCGAAGGCGGCGGCGGCCTCGAGCAAGGACGGGCGAGGGTCCTGCCCCTTCTCCTGACGCATCCGCGCTTCCTGCCAGTTCGCGAGCGCCAGCTCGTGCAGGCCCGTGGTGCTTCCGGGGGCCAGCTCCACGGCGCGCCGGGCCGCCAGGAGGGCCTTCGCCGTCAGCGTCGATACATCGCCTCCGCGCCGACTCTCGTGTTCCGCGAAGCGTCGATGGAGCCCCGCCTCCAGCTCATGGGCCTCCGCGTCGTCGGGCGCCGCCACGAGCGCACGGGACACCGCCTCCACCCCGCGCGCGTGGTGCTCCGCGACCTCGCCCTGGCTGTAGAGCGACATCAACAACGCCCAGCCCTCCAGCCGCGCGAGCGCCTTGTACAGGCCGGGCACGTTGCGACCGATGTCGAGCGCCCGTGAGTAGGCCGCCGCGCTCTCCTGGAGGTCCGCGCGCGCACCCTCCCGGTCTCCTGTGTTCCAACGGCGGACCGCCCGGGCCAGGAGGATGTCTCCCAACAGCTGGGGCGCTTCATGGAACCACCGCAGTCGAGCTTCCAGCGCGGCCAGCTGCGCGCGCGCCTCGTCGGGCCGATCCTCCCAGAAGGCGAGCAGCGCGGCGACATACTCGGGCGCGGCCCCCTCGGCGCCCGCGCTCCGCCGCAGGAAGTCCCGAGCCGGCTCGCGATAGAGACGGTCCACCTCCGCGAGCCTCGCCGCGCGCGCCGCCGCTTCCTGGAGCCGCTCCGCCTCCAGCCTCGCTCGCTGATAGAGCTGTCCCAGCGCCAGGGCCAGCGCATGGGCCACGCGCGGCTCCTGGTAGCCCGCCTCCCATGCGGCCTCCAGGTGACGCCGGGCCGAGTCCGGGTCGTCCAGCGCCAGGAAGCCGCGCCCGAGCGCGAAGTGCCCCGGGCCCTCCGCCGTGGGGCCCGCGCCGCGCATCGCGTCCTCGATGGCCCGCATGCGGCCCCGCATCGACTCGCGGTCCCCCCGGGTATCGTGCAGCGGCGCCAGCGCCGAGATGCGCGCCTGCGCGTCGATGCGCTCCACCTGCTCCGTGAAGCCCCGAGCCAGCGCCTCGCGCGCGACGACCTCGCGGCGCGCATGCACCGCCTGCCCCACCGCGAGGCCCACGACGAGCAGGCCCACCGTCGCCGCGAGCACCGGGCCACGGCGACGGCGCACCCACTTGCGCGCGCGATAGCCCCACCCCGTGCGAGCCAACACGGGCGCGCCATCGAGGAACCGGGAGAGGTCCTCCGCCAGCTCGCGCGCCGAGCCGTAGCGCGCGGAGCGCTCCTTCTCCAGGCACTTGAGGGTGATGGCCTCCAGGTCCGGAGGGATGTCCCGCTCCAGCGAGCGCGGCGGACGCGGCTCCACCGTGGCGATGTTGCCGAGCACCTCCAACGCGTTCTCCCCGGGAATGGGAGGCCGGCCGGTGAGCAGCGCGTAGAGCGTGGCGCCGAGGGCGTAGACGTCCGCGCGTCGGTCCAGGCGGGCCACCTCTCCCCGGGCCTGCTCGGGCGACATGTAGTGCGGCGTGCCCAGCACCGTGCCCGTCGCGGTGACGCCCTCCTTCCAGTCCCGCGCCAACCCGAAGTCCATGACGAAGGGTGACAGCGCGCCGTCCGCCGAGCGCTCCACCAATATGTTGACGGGCTTGATATCGCGATGGACGAGCCCCGCACGGTGCGCGGCATGCACGCCCTCCGCGGCCTCGCGTATCAGCATCGCCTTCTGTTCGAGGCTGAGCGAGTCGGCGAGCGCGCCGAGCGATACGCCATCCACGTGCCGCATGGCGATGTACACGCGGCCCTGGACCTCGCCGACCTCGTACACCTCGCAGACACGCGGATGGGTGATACGCGCCTGGGCGCGGGCCTCCGCGACGAAGCGCCGGGCCAGTTCGGGCTCGTCGCCTCGCACGAACTTGAGCGCCACGTGGCGACGCAGGCCCGGGTCCCACGCGAGGAACACGCGCCCCATGCCCCCCTGCCCGAGGAAGCGCACGGGTTGGTAGCGCTCCCAGCCGGGCACGGGGAACGCGGGCACCGGCTCGACGGCGGCGACAGGTCCCGGATCCGGTGAGGGTGACGGAGCGACGCCTGTCGCTCGGTGGGCGCCCTCGCGCTCCGGTGCGCCGCTGTCGACACGAGCAGGGCCCGTCGCCGGGACACGAGGAAGCACCGCGCCCGTCACATCGCCCCAAGCCCCCGGCAGGTCCCGCGCCGCTTCAGGCGAGGACGCCCCGGCAGGCACCGCCTCCACGGGCCGGAGCACCCGGAGCGCAGACGCGTACGTGTCCTCGGACAACCTGCCGCGCTCGCGCAGCAACTCCAGCGGGCGACGTCCCAGCCGCGCCGCGTCCTCACGAAGCGCCGCCGCCTCCTCGCGCGACACCAGCCCCTCCGCGAGCACATGCCGCAGCTCGACCTCGTCTTGCTCACTCAACGCGGGGCGCTCCTCTCCACACCGACCACCCCCCGAGCGTAGCGAAGCCGCGCCCCGCGTCGAAGCCCGCCCCCTCCCCGCGAGTCACCCGCCCTTCATCACACCGGGATGTCCTGCCACGGACGGATGCGCAACTCCTCGCGGAACAGCTCGATGACCGCGTCCATCTCCCAATGCGTCTGGGTGTCCCGGAGGGCATCCAGGTACAGGCACCGCCGCGCCACCGCACCCAGGTCGAACGCCCAGTACATGCTCATCAGCGGGTTGATCCACAGCGTGCTCCCCCGGGTGCGCTCGGTGCGGTGGACGTCGCCGTACTCGCCCTCCAGCGCGGACACCACCGACAGCGACACGATGCTCGGCGCCTGGGGCATCCGCTGACACACGTACGTCACCGCCTCCTTGAACAGCGCCGCCTCCGGCATGGGCTCCAGCAGCGCGGTGACCCCCAGGTAGGCGCCCGCCTTGCTCAACGCCGCCACCGACTCCAGGAAGTGCGCATGGCAGACGCCGTGGTACCGGTCCACGCCGAACCCCAGGCACACCACCAGCTTGTCGCGCACCGGCAGCGCGTGCACCGCGCCCAGGCTCGCGATGTCCTCGTGCGGCGTGCCCAGCCCCACCTCGTCCCCGCGCATCAGGATGTCCGTCCCCCCGTCCACCAGCACCACCGCGTCGAAGCCCAGCAGCGCGTGCAGCGCCGCGTAGGACGCCCGCACCGGCGCCATCCCCACCCGCTCGATGCAGTACACGGGCACCTGCTCGCCGCGCGCCGCGAACCACTGGGACAGCAAGCCCTCCGGGTAGTAGCCCCGAGGCCCGGGCGTCGTCGCGTCCACCCGCACCACGCCCGGCGCCACCGGCGCGGCGTCCACGCGCCCCAGGTCCGTGAAGGTCAGGTTGGCCAGCGACACCTGCTTCCCCAGCTCGCGCAGCCGGAAGTACAGCGGCAGGCCGCTGAACACGTCGAACCCACCGCCGCCGCCAGCGATGAGCACGTGACGGGCGGACGCGAGCCGCTCGAACAAGGGGGAGGTCGACAAGTCCACGCTGCGTTCCTTTCACGGCCCGCCCACGCGCGGCGGCGCCGGGGCCATCCGGGTATATAGCGTCGCCATGCCCACCCTCATCCTGACCGCCCGCGACATGCGCGGCCTCTACACCGTCGACCTCGGCCTGGAGGCCGTCGAGCGCGCCTTCCGCGCCCACGGCCGCGGCGAGTCGCTCATGCCGCCCAAGGTCTACCTGTCCCTCCCCAAGTACGACGGAGACTTCCGCGCCATGCCCGCCTACCTCGACGGCGCCGCGGGCGTGAAATGGGTCAACGCGCATCCGCGCAACCCCCAGAAGCACCAGCTGCCCACCGTGCGCGCGCTCTACATCCTGAGCGACCCGGACACCGCCTCGCCCCTGGCCATCCTCGACGGCACGCTGCTCACCGCGTGGCGCACCGGCTGCGCGGGCGGCGTCGCGTCCAAGTTCCTCGCCAGGCCCAAGCCGCGCACGCTCGGCCTCGTGGGCTGCGGCGTACAGGCCCGCGTCCTCATCGACGCGCACCGCGCCCTCTTCGGCGACATGGAGCTGCTGCTCGCGGACGCCTCCGAGTCCGCCGCCAAGGCCCTCCAGGCCGAGAGGGGCGGACGCGTCGTCAGCCTCCAGGAGGCCAGCGGCGCGGACATCGTCTGCACCTCCACGCCCTCGCGCACCCCCGTGGTGAAGCGCGAGTGGCTCACCCCCGGCGCCCACATCAACGCCATGGGCGCGGACGCCCCCGGCAAGCAGGAGCTCGATCCGCGCATCCTCACCGAGGGCCGCGTCTTCATCGACGACACCGAACAGGCCACCCACTCCGGCGAGGTCAACGTCCCCCTCCACGACGGCCTGCTGCGCGTCGAGCAGATTGCCGGCACGCTCGGAGAGGTCGTCGCCGGCACCCGACCGGGACGCGCCCGGGACGAGGTCACCGTGTTCGACTCGACCGGGCTCGCCGTGCAGGACCTCGCGCTCGCTCGCGCGCTGTACGAGAAGGCCCGCGCACAGAGTGTCGGACAGACACTCGATATCGTGGGCGGCTGAGCCATCCGCATGGCCAGCCGCACGGAATGTTCGCGGCTGGCCGGGGTCACTCAAAACCCCGTTATCACTGAATCTGTCTGATTTTCGGCTACTGGACAGTTTCAGCGGGATGGGAGTATTTCAACTCCACGCGCTGCCTGAGGGGGACGCTTTTCATCCCTGGAAACACCCTTTCGGACCGGGACCCCTGGAGTTCCCCGGCCCAGGAGGGCCGTCCCGCATCCCGACGAGTCCCCGGAGGTGTCGCGAGCACCGCCCATGAAGGGCGCCTGCACCCACCCAAGGGAGTTCCATGCTTCGTTCCTCGGCCCCCCGGCGCTCGCCGTGCCATTCCGCCCTCGTGGCGGTGATGGTGCTGTGCGCGTCGTTCCTGTCCGCGCCCGCGTCGGCGCAGACGCAGACCAATACCCAATCCACCCAGCGCGCCATCAACTTCCTCAGCGGTGACGTGGCCAGTTGGACGTCGACCAACGGCTGCGTGGCGTGTCACCGCGCCGGTGCGTCGGCGTACGGCCTCGCGGCGGCCCGCGCCAACGGCTACGACATGAGCGTCGTCTCCAGCAACGGCCTGACGAACCAGGCCAACCTGGAGTACCTCGGGGCGCGCATCAAGACCGAGCAGCTGGCGAACGGCTCCTGGATTCACGAGAACAACACGTTCCGCAACGAGAAGACGTCCTACGCGACGTTCGGCCTCGCGGGGTACGACCAGAACGTCTCCACGCAGTACAGCAGCGCGCTGGTGGCGGCGGCCAACTGGGCGGTGGCCAACCAGGAGGCGAGCGGCCGGTGGGTGTCCGACCACGCCAGCTTCCCGGTGGACCACGGCAGCGTGCCCACCACGGCGCGCATCATGACGGGCCTGGCGCAGGCGAAGCAGCGCGTGGACCCGGCGCGGGCCGCGCAGTACCAGACGACGCTGGACCGCGCCGCGGCCTACCTGCGCGCCAACCTGAACAACAACGACACCTCGGCCCCCGGCGACGGCATGCCCTACACCTTCCAGGTGGCCTGGGCGGTGGTGGGCCTGAAGGCCGCGGGCCCCGGCCTCAACGGGGTGAACACCGCCGCCATCACCACGCTGGCGGACCGGCTCATCGCGCGGACCTCGCCGGGCAACCCCGGCTGGGGCGACGTGCAGGGCGCGGCGGCCAACGACGTGGCCACCGGCAGCGCCATCTACGCGCTGTGCCTGGCGGGCCGCGAGCCCGCCACCGACCCGCGCGTGCGCAGCAGCATCGAGTGGCTGAAGACGCGCCAGTCCGCGGACGGCAGCTGGCGCACGGGCTCCGCGACGTTCGACATCCCGACCACCTTCGCGTCGCTGGGCCTGTCGTGCTTCGGTGACTTCAGCGTGCAGGTCACCGTCGTGGGCGAGAACCGCAAGGAGCTGGTCATCGGCAGCGCCACCGCGCAGCAGGTCACCTTCACCTTCCGCGTGAAGAACCACGGCTACCAGGCGGACACGTACTCGCTGAGCACCTCCGGCGGCTTCCCCGGCTGGGCGTCGTTCCCCAACCCGGTGAGCCTGTTCCTGCCCGCCGGTGGCGAGGGCACCGTCACCGTCACCGTCATCGCGCCGCCCAACCTGCTGCCCGCGCTCACCGGCGAAATCACGCTCACCGCGGCCTCGGGTGGCGCGCCCGGCGTGTCCGCCTCCGCGCGCGTCAACGCGTACACCCCGCCGCTGCCGCCCGTCACGGGCCTGGCCACGGTCACCACCATCCAGGCGCCCGCGGTCAACGCGCACCTCACCATCGGCCTGGGCAACACGCTGTCGGCGCGCGTGCGAGACGCCAACAACAACCCCGTCGTGGGGCCCACCAACGGCGTGGTGACCTTCTTCGTCGCGGGCATCCCCGTGGGCGCGGACGCGGACGTGGATGGTGACGGCCTGTTCACCTTCTCGTGGATTCCGCCCACCGATTCGTGGACGGTGACGGGCACGCAGGACTTCCGCGCGGTGTACTCCGGCATCGAGCGTCCCCCGCCCCTGGCCAACCTGCTGGGCAGCACCGACTCGCGCACCGTCATCATCGACCCGTTCCCGCACCTGACGCCCATGGTGACCATCGGCAACCCGCCGGCGTTCACCCGCGAGACGACGCTGGACATCTGGGGTTACGCCACGCCGCGCGCGCCGGGCGCGTCCGTCATCTACGCCGCCTTCATCATCAACGGCGGGGCCCCCATCGTCCTCACGCCGGGCAACGGCGGCCTCATCTACACGACCATCACCCTGGCCGATGGCCCGAACATCATCCAGATGACGGCGCGCGACAGCTTCGGCGGCGTCACCACCAAGCAGGTGAACCTCACGGTGGACCGCGTGGCGCCGGTGCTCACCATCCTCTCGCCGCCCAATGGCGCGGCCGTCAGCTCGCTCCAGGTGCTGGTGCGCTCGTCGGTGCAGGACACGACGCCGGTGCGCGTGGAGACGCAGTGGGTGGCCTCGTCCATCCTCGAGTTCGGCAACGGCACGGTGGAGCACACGGTCCCGGTGAACTACGGCGACCAGGTCATCCTGGTGCGCGCCACCGACAGCGCCTTCAACGTGACGGAGAAGCTCGTCACCCTGTGGGTGGACCCTGGCACGCCGGTGGTCACCACCAACCCCGGTGACAACCAGCTCTACGGCCCGCTGCCGGGCCACGCGCTCAACTACACCGTCAACGTGCAGTCGCTGTCCTCGACCACGGTGCGCATCAACGGCGGCGCGCCCTTCACGGTGCCGCGCGGCGGCGGC contains:
- a CDS encoding sigma 54-interacting transcriptional regulator is translated as MSPTLADVSTAAVPERTGGPQGPRLVPALTVISHPLPRRVGERLSLDALPAGREVALSRNGPDFSRPGAVLGQPLNDPFISRKPLVLATGSRPGAVRLTNSEGGTRVAVAGSPLEGTWELSEDEVAAGVPLELGGRVVVLLHAMEPESSTAPSDALGMVGESTGVRRLRQHIQRVADLDVPVLIRGETGTGKERVAQAIHQRSRRRDGRFVSVNLGAIPKELAAAELFGSQKGAYTGATQSREGFFRAAHGGTLFLDEVGEAPPEVQVMLLRVLETGEVYPVGGTAPVKVDVRLLAATDADLEERIRDGRFRAPLLHRLAGYDLHVPPLRERREDVGRLFFHFAREELAALGEAHHLDNEDAWAEPWLPAPLAVRLVRFGWPGNIRQLRNLARQLVIGSRGQPRLHAEPRLEQELEVAAATPGAPVTPAASEPGAEPRAGATRRKASQVTEEELLATLREHAWDLKASADALGIPRPSLYDLIDKSPNLRTAGDLSPDEITRAFEAHAGDLDAMARHLEVSRRALGRRLKELGLTPRE
- a CDS encoding serine/threonine-protein kinase, producing the protein MSEQDEVELRHVLAEGLVSREEAAALREDAARLGRRPLELLRERGRLSEDTYASALRVLRPVEAVPAGASSPEAARDLPGAWGDVTGAVLPRVPATGPARVDSGAPEREGAHRATGVAPSPSPDPGPVAAVEPVPAFPVPGWERYQPVRFLGQGGMGRVFLAWDPGLRRHVALKFVRGDEPELARRFVAEARAQARITHPRVCEVYEVGEVQGRVYIAMRHVDGVSLGALADSLSLEQKAMLIREAAEGVHAAHRAGLVHRDIKPVNILVERSADGALSPFVMDFGLARDWKEGVTATGTVLGTPHYMSPEQARGEVARLDRRADVYALGATLYALLTGRPPIPGENALEVLGNIATVEPRPPRSLERDIPPDLEAITLKCLEKERSARYGSARELAEDLSRFLDGAPVLARTGWGYRARKWVRRRRGPVLAATVGLLVVGLAVGQAVHARREVVAREALARGFTEQVERIDAQARISALAPLHDTRGDRESMRGRMRAIEDAMRGAGPTAEGPGHFALGRGFLALDDPDSARRHLEAAWEAGYQEPRVAHALALALGQLYQRARLEAERLQEAAARAARLAEVDRLYREPARDFLRRSAGAEGAAPEYVAALLAFWEDRPDEARAQLAALEARLRWFHEAPQLLGDILLARAVRRWNTGDREGARADLQESAAAYSRALDIGRNVPGLYKALARLEGWALLMSLYSQGEVAEHHARGVEAVSRALVAAPDDAEAHELEAGLHRRFAEHESRRGGDVSTLTAKALLAARRAVELAPGSTTGLHELALANWQEARMRQEKGQDPRPSLLEAAAAFERIPVSARDYSVQADLGQVFRVWADYEDGVGGDSRAYRERAIASHERAVQLDARRPEAWINLGTELLARASHPQAANPGEDLDQAMAALERAQSINPSHVVPWFYAGEVQLAKAARLRDSGADVGPALERALTLYRKGLSINAELPPLHNGLGTALFEQAKVAWERGGDPEPLLDEARKAFEAAVALAPAQGYGQNNLGEVHAWRAAVLLKEGRSPEAAVRAARAALEKAVTLVPDLPQPWLNLGLALHVEAIWAIRREGTAGVLLDMSYRNLSHARSLNPKLAGVWHSLGEASMVEVVEEPGPDAGGFEEAERAFQKAIELEPAQPEHRVAFSLACLQSARRLGAGDAASRLTRGLALVDEALVLRPAWPRAQALRAATLLTLAELPGRPESTPEARREARESLARAIQENRHLAHEWSPFLAEPRPGAWSATRAP
- a CDS encoding DUF1152 domain-containing protein, which translates into the protein MDLSTSPLFERLASARHVLIAGGGGGFDVFSGLPLYFRLRELGKQVSLANLTFTDLGRVDAAPVAPGVVRVDATTPGPRGYYPEGLLSQWFAARGEQVPVYCIERVGMAPVRASYAALHALLGFDAVVLVDGGTDILMRGDEVGLGTPHEDIASLGAVHALPVRDKLVVCLGFGVDRYHGVCHAHFLESVAALSKAGAYLGVTALLEPMPEAALFKEAVTYVCQRMPQAPSIVSLSVVSALEGEYGDVHRTERTRGSTLWINPLMSMYWAFDLGAVARRCLYLDALRDTQTHWEMDAVIELFREELRIRPWQDIPV
- a CDS encoding ornithine cyclodeaminase family protein — encoded protein: MPTLILTARDMRGLYTVDLGLEAVERAFRAHGRGESLMPPKVYLSLPKYDGDFRAMPAYLDGAAGVKWVNAHPRNPQKHQLPTVRALYILSDPDTASPLAILDGTLLTAWRTGCAGGVASKFLARPKPRTLGLVGCGVQARVLIDAHRALFGDMELLLADASESAAKALQAERGGRVVSLQEASGADIVCTSTPSRTPVVKREWLTPGAHINAMGADAPGKQELDPRILTEGRVFIDDTEQATHSGEVNVPLHDGLLRVEQIAGTLGEVVAGTRPGRARDEVTVFDSTGLAVQDLALARALYEKARAQSVGQTLDIVGG
- a CDS encoding Ig-like domain-containing protein — translated: MLRSSAPRRSPCHSALVAVMVLCASFLSAPASAQTQTNTQSTQRAINFLSGDVASWTSTNGCVACHRAGASAYGLAAARANGYDMSVVSSNGLTNQANLEYLGARIKTEQLANGSWIHENNTFRNEKTSYATFGLAGYDQNVSTQYSSALVAAANWAVANQEASGRWVSDHASFPVDHGSVPTTARIMTGLAQAKQRVDPARAAQYQTTLDRAAAYLRANLNNNDTSAPGDGMPYTFQVAWAVVGLKAAGPGLNGVNTAAITTLADRLIARTSPGNPGWGDVQGAAANDVATGSAIYALCLAGREPATDPRVRSSIEWLKTRQSADGSWRTGSATFDIPTTFASLGLSCFGDFSVQVTVVGENRKELVIGSATAQQVTFTFRVKNHGYQADTYSLSTSGGFPGWASFPNPVSLFLPAGGEGTVTVTVIAPPNLLPALTGEITLTAASGGAPGVSASARVNAYTPPLPPVTGLATVTTIQAPAVNAHLTIGLGNTLSARVRDANNNPVVGPTNGVVTFFVAGIPVGADADVDGDGLFTFSWIPPTDSWTVTGTQDFRAVYSGIERPPPLANLLGSTDSRTVIIDPFPHLTPMVTIGNPPAFTRETTLDIWGYATPRAPGASVIYAAFIINGGAPIVLTPGNGGLIYTTITLADGPNIIQMTARDSFGGVTTKQVNLTVDRVAPVLTILSPPNGAAVSSLQVLVRSSVQDTTPVRVETQWVASSILEFGNGTVEHTVPVNYGDQVILVRATDSAFNVTEKLVTLWVDPGTPVVTTNPGDNQLYGPLPGHALNYTVNVQSLSSTTVRINGGAPFTVPRGGGAVQTTLTLTPGVNNLSIVTTSETGVSSTTTRRINYDTQAPSATMLSPAVGATVSGVITLRARVTDNFGPLNNIGFSRDMSGIRAGTLQADGTYTATLDTHELLNGSHTVDVWMTDGVGNFTVQSFNFFVSN